One window of the Zea mays cultivar B73 chromosome 3, Zm-B73-REFERENCE-NAM-5.0, whole genome shotgun sequence genome contains the following:
- the LOC542539 gene encoding gibberellin responsive 1 isoform X2 gives MDAFSAVMDKVKGHPEAMEKVSAVMDKVKSHPEVVDKVKDEVMSLAGALRLRRHGSEDKEAESEEKAEGAQSADEGASDGMAGEPSVLEQAVQEIQAVAAALQQTAEPEAEIPAETAAAAAAETSAGGDKPEETNGEVEQDDPKKRLDFAGFFAMLLERFCSPASKKKD, from the exons ATGGACGCTTTCagtgcagtgatggacaaggtgaAGGGCCACCCAGAAGCGATGGAGAAGGTCAGCGCTGTGATGGACAAGGTGAAGAGCCACCCGGAAGTGGTGGACAAGGTCAAGGACGAGGTGATGAGCCTCGCTGGCGCTCTCCGTCTGCGGAGACATG GATCCGAAGATAAAGAAGCTGAGTCCGAAGAGAAGGCAGAAGGAGCGCAGAGCGCCGACGAGGGTGCCTCTGATGGCATGGCTGGAGAACCTAGTGTGTTGGAGCAGGCCGTGCAAGAGATTCAGGCTGTCGCCGCAGCTTTGCAGCAGACAGCTGAACCCGAAGCTGAAATTCCAGCTGAgaccgctgctgctgctgctgcagaaACTTCTGCTGGAGGAGACAAGCCTGAAGAAACGAACGGGGAGGTGGAGCAAGATGACCCGAAGAAGCGGCTCGACTTCGCTGGGTTCTTCGCCATGCTGCTCGAGAGGTTCTGCTCCCCGGCCAGCAAGAAGAAAGATTAA